Proteins from one Oryza sativa Japonica Group chromosome 12, ASM3414082v1 genomic window:
- the LOC107275468 gene encoding WUSCHEL-related homeobox 3: MPQTPSTRWCPTPEQLMILEEMYRSGVRTPNAAEIQQITAHLAYYGRIEGKNVFYWFQNHKARERQRLRRRLCARHQQQPSPPSSTVPPAPTAAAAGAVVQVHPAVMQLHHHHHHHHPYAAAAAAQSHHLQQQQQQQAEWPAAVDYCSTASASASATAADMAIPPCCRPLKTLELFPTKSTSGGLKEDCCSSSKSSSCSTSTN, encoded by the coding sequence ATGCCTCAGACCCCTTCGACGCGGTGGTGCCCGACGCCGGAGCAGCTGATGATCCTGGAGGAGATGTACAGGAGCGGCGTGCGAACGCCCAACGCGGCAGAGATCCAGCAAATCACGGCGCACCTCGCCTACTACGGCCGCATCGAGGGCAAGAACGTCTTCTACTGGTTCCAGAACCACAAGGCCCGCGAGCgccagcgcctccgccgccgcctctgcgcgCGGCACCAGCAGCAACcctcaccgccctcctccacgGTGCCTCCGGCtcccactgctgctgctgccggtgcCGTCGTGCAGGTGCACCCCGCGGTGATGCAgctacaccaccaccaccaccaccatcacccatacgctgcggccgccgctgcccaaAGTCAtcacctgcagcagcagcagcagcagcaagctgagtggccggcggcggtggactaCTGCAGCACTGCATCGGCGTCAGCGTCGGCAACTGCTGCTGACATGGCGATCCCGCCGTGCTGCCGGCCGCTGAAAACGTTGGAGCTGTTCCCGACCAAGAGCACCAGCGGCGGCCTCAAGGAAGATTGCTGCAGCAGCTCCAAGTCCTCCTcttgctccacctccaccaatTAA
- the LOC4351240 gene encoding phototropin-1A, with product MASKGTEGGHGGVERKEQQQQRGYQLPRDSRGSLEVFNPSSASSFRTAAAAPKSASPFLAIPDREEDNVVAQQRAAEWGLVLQTDHHTGLPQGVSARPSSGSARTSSEDNPQQQQSAAAIPRVSEELRAALSAFQQTFVVSDATHPNHPIMYASAGFFNMTGYTSKEVVGRNCRFLQGSGTDPHEIDKIRQSLANGSNYCGRILNYKKDGTPFWNLLTIAPIKDEDGRLLKFIGMQVEVSKYTEGKKDTVVRPNGLSESLIKYDARQKDHARSSVSELLLALKNPRSLSESSNNTLKRKSQESLSMSMTEVPSKRSSESGSRRNSRSGTRSSLQKINEVPDQGNRTRKSGLRAFMGFLGMGHGSVEKNMLKPRDEDPLIDSDDERPESFEDEFRRKEMRRGIDLATTLERIEKNFVITDPRLPDNPIIFASDSFLQLTEYNREEILGRNCRFLQGPETDRATVRKIRDAIDNQAEVTVQLINYTKSGKKFWNLFHLQPMRDQKGDVQYFIGVQLDGTEHVQDDAAKEGVVLVKKTADNIDEAAKELPDANLRPEDLWANHSKVVLPNPHMKDTASWRAIQKVLESGESIGLKHFRPVKPLGSGDTGSVHLVELLNTGEYFAMKAMDKSIMLNRNKVHRATAERQILDLLDHPFLPTLYASFQTKTHICLITDYCPGGELFVLLDNQPLKVLHEDAVRFYAAEVVVALEYLHCQGIIYRDLKPENILLHRDGHISLTDFDLSCLTSCRPQVFLPEDADEKKGRKNGSYPIFFAEPMRASNSFVGTEEYIAPEIITGAGHTSAVDWWALGILLYEMLYGYTPFRGKTRQRTFANILHKDIRFPASISVSLAARQLMYRLLHRDPANRLGSYEGANEIKGHPFFRGINWPLIRATAPPKLEIPLFSKDDMEKKGLVTNNRTDMF from the exons ATGGCTTCCAAAG GCACAGAAGGAGGCCATGGTGGCGTGGAGAgaaaggagcagcagcagcagaggggTTACCAGCTGCCCCGTGACTCCCGGGGATCACTCGAGGTGTTCAACCCCTCATCCGCTTCCTCCTTCCGCACTGCTGCTGCCGCCCCCAAGTCCGCCTCCCCCTTCCTTGCTATTCCCGACAGGGAAGAGGATAATGTGGTGGCACAGCAGCGGGCAGCAGAGTGGGGCCTCGTCCTCCAGACCGACCACCACACAGGCCTCCCCCAGGGCGTCTCCGCACGACCCTCCTCTGGCTCTGCACGCACCAGCTCTGAGGACAACCCACAGCAACagcagagcgccgccgccatcccacGGGTGTCGGAGGAGCTACGGGCGGCACTATCAGCGTTCCAACAGACGTTTGTGGTGTCTGATGCCACCCACCCCAACCACCCCATCATGTACGCCAGCGCTGGCTTCTTCAACATGACCGGCTATACCTCCAAGGAGGTTGTCGGCAGGAACTG CCGCTTCCTTCAAGGCTCTGGCACCGACCCCCATGAGATTGACAAGATCAGGCAATCCCTCGCAAATGGCTCCAACTATTGTGGCCGCATCCTCAACTACAAGAAGGACGGCACGCCATTCTGGAACCTCTTAACCATTGCCCCTATCAAGGATGAGGACGGCAGGCTCCTCAAGTTCATCGG GATGCAAGTGGAAGTTAGTAAATACACTGAAGGGAAAAAGGATACTGTTGTTCGTCCAAATGGACTTTCAGAATCACTCATCAAATACGATG CTCGACAGAAGGATCACGCCCGTAGCTCAGTGTCTGAGCTCTTGTTGGCTCTCAAAAATCCACGCTCATTGTCAGAATCAAGCAATAACAccttaaaaagaaaatcacaagAATCCCTAAGCATGTCAATGACCGAAGTTCCTAGTAAGAGAAGCTCTGAAAGTGGATCTCGCCGAAATTCTCGTAGCGGAACAAGGAGCTCGCTTCAGAAGATCAATGAAGTACCTGATCAAGGGAATAGAACTAGAAAATCTGGTCTGCGTGCATTTATGGG TTTTCTTGGTATGGGCCATGGAAGTGTAGAGAAGAACATGCTGAAACCTAGAGATGAAGATCCACTGATCGATAGTGATGATGAAAGACCTGAGAGCTTTGAAGATGAGTTTAGGAGGAAAGAAATGAGGAGGGGTATAGACTTGGCTACTACACTTGAACGTATTGAGAAGAATTTTGTCATCACAGATCCAAGGTTGCCTGATAATCCCATT ATATTTGCATCCGATAGCTTTCTGCAATTGACAGAATACAACCGTGAAGAAATATTAGGGAGAAACTGCAG GTTTCTTCAAGGCCCTGAAACTGATCGTGCAACAGTTAGGAAGATAAGAGATGCCATAGATAACCAGGCAGAGGTCACAGTTCAGCTCATAAATTATACAAAAAGTG GTAAAAAGTTTTGGAACCTCTTTCACTTGCAACCAATGCGTGATCAAAAG GGTGATGTTCAGTACTTTATTGGGGTTCAATTGGATGGAACTGAGCATGTTCAGGATGATGCTGCAAAAGAGGGAGTCGTGCTG GTTAAGAAAACCGCAGATAATATCGATGAGGCTGCAAAGGAACTCCCGGATGCTAATTTG AGACCGGAAGATCTATGGGCTAACCACTCAAAAGTAGTCCTGCCAAATCCACATATGAAGGATACTGCATCATGGAGAGCCATCCAAAAG GTTCTCGAGAGTGGTGAAAGTATTGGTTTAAAACATTTTAGGCCAGTAAAACCATTAGGATCTGGTGACACTGGAAG TGTACACTTGGTAGAGTTGTTGAATACAGGAGAATACTTTGCCATGAAAGCTATGGATAAAAGCATCATGCTTAACCGCAATAAG GTTCACAGAGCTACTGCTGAACGCCAAATCCTTGATCTATTAGATCACCCATTCCTTCCAACATTATATGCATCATTTCAG ACAAAAACGCATATATGCCTCATTACTGACTACTGCCCGGGTGGTGAGCTCTTTGTGCTTCTAGATAATCAACCTCTGAAGGTTCTACATGAAGATGCAGTCAG GTTCTATGCTGCCGAAGTGGTTGTTGCACTAGAATACCTACATTGCCAAG GTATAATATACCGAGACTTAAAACCAGAGAATATCTTACTTCATAGAGATGGGCACATCTCCCTTACAGACTTCGATTTGTCTTGTCTAACATCTTGCAGACCGCAG GTCTTTCTTCCCGAAGATGCTGATgagaaaaaagggagaaaaaacgGGAGTTACCCCATATTTTTTGCTGAACCTATGCGAGCATCCAATTCATTTGTTGGCACGGAGGAGTACATTGCGCCT GAGATTATTACAGGAGCTGGCCATACAAGCGCTGTTGATTGGTGGGCTCTAG GGATTCTTCTATATGAAATGTTGTATGGTTATACACCTTTTAGAGGAAAAACGAGGCAACGGACATTTGCTAATATCTTGCACAAGGATATCAGATTTCCTGCTAGTATATCG GTCAGCCTAGCGGCGAGGCAGCTAATGTATAGGTTGCTACATAGGGATCCTGCCAACAGGCTAGGGTCCTACGAGGGAGCCAATGAGATAAAAGGACATCCCTTTTTCCGTGGTATAAATTGGCCTCTTATACGCGCCACG GCGCCTCCAAAGTTGGAGATCCCACTATTTTCCAAGGATGACATGGAGAAGAAGGGACTAGTAACAAATAACCGCACGGATATGTTCTGA